The DNA region CGCCCGCGCCCGCTTGGCCACCGACGCCAATCCCTGCGCCCGCCTCGCCCGCCACTGACGATGCCGCTGGCGCATCAGCCGCCCGTTGCAATGGCGACAACGCTCCGTGCTGCGCGTACTCACTGGCCGGTCGCACTCGCAGCAATGGCCGCTCATGCTGAGCGCCTGGCCTCCTCCGGCGACATCCCGCGACGAGATTGCTTCAGATGTTGATAGGCGCGACGCAGAGGATCGGCCGTCACACGAGTCGTCCATAACCGTCGCAACGCAATCCCGATCTCCTGGCCAATCCGATCCTTCAAGCGAATCCCCCATACCTTCGGCGCGTCCGCGCTCGACCATTCCCGCATGCGGCTGCTCATGCCCTCGCCATAGATCTGGCGCCGCAACGCCTTCGCTCGCAATCCTCGCATCTCATCCTCCTCTTCGATCGAGCCCCCGAACGGGGACTCCCAGAGTTCAATTTTTCGCACCAGCGCCGCATCGGCCAGTGCCTTGCAGGTACCGCAAATAATCAGATAGCAGGGCTGCGCATTCACCAGGATCGGGCGCGTAAAGAGCGGCACCGTCCACCCCAAGACCCCGCATCCATCACAGACCGCCATGGCCGCCCCCTTTCGCTAGACCGTGAACAGCAAGGCCCCTAACACCACCGCCATCCCCGCCAGCACCAGCCCGCCGAACAGCTCACCAATCTGGATACTCGCCACAGGGAGACGGCGGTTGGGCCTGGGCGTCCGTCCGAATAGCCGAATCATCCGACTCGCCATTTCCTCGTCCTGCATCGGCAACCGTGACTCCCGCACCGTGAGTAGCATCCGCATGAGCAACCTCCATCCTGATCGTTAAGAGCGCCTTCCCGTCCCGAAACCCCTGCTCGAACCGTTGCTGTAAGTACAGGTCGGTGGAATAGGGAAAGTGGCAGGTCTCAAATCGTGCCGCCGCCCGCAGCCCCTGCCCCTCCGCCCCTTGCCCCGCCTCCAAGCGATCGCACTCGGCAATGCGCGCCAATAATCGTGCGTTCATCGCCCCACCTGCTCAATCTCCGCCGCCGTCGACAGCAATTTCGCCACCATCCAGTTCTGCGGAATGCCGATGATGTCGTGCAGCACGGCCTGCGTGAGCGACCAGGCCCAGGCGATCCGCTGCAGCTCATCCGGCACCGAAGCCAGCACTTCCCCACAGGCCTGCACCCAGCCGGGGAACCGATCCGCATCCCACGGCTTGATCTCGCCCGCCTGGCGCTCCAGATCTACCCGCATCTCCGAGAGGCAATCGTGCTCGCGCAGCCGTGTCGTCACGATTGAACCGCCTTTCTCGTGAAAGGCCAATTCCGCGCCTTCTCTTTCAGATAGCCGACCATGTCGATCGACTTCGGCGCCGCACTTGGTCTCGACACCATCACCGGCCCCTTCGGCAAGGCCGATACGACCTCGGCCCACACAAACCGCTTCACGGTGCCCACCAGGCGAAACGGAATGGCCCCCGCCGCCACCAATCGCCGCACCGAGCGCAGCGAGAGCCGGAGCCGAACCGCGAGTTCTTGGGGGGTAAGGAGATCGTCGGTGGCAGACATTGGCGGACACGATTTCATTTGTCAGACACCTTTTCTGATTGTCTGCCAATCGCGCCCATGAGCGCCGAATGGCCGACATCGTCGCCTAGTCCGCCGGCCAACAACGCTCTAAGCTGGCCGTAGTAATCGAGGCGATAGGTGCCAATGCGAGAGAGATCGTTTTCAAAACAGCAGAGCGCGACTTCGTTGACGCTGACTCCCCGGCGCGTCGCCGCCGTCGTCAGATCAGCCAACAGTTCCTCGGGAAGGCGAAGCGTGATGCGTTCAGTGAGTTTCGGTCGTCCCATCAGGCCACCTGCCGTACTGAGGTGGCGAGATCCTGCTTCACGAGGAACTCACCATGCTTGGAGACAGACCGGCTCTGCTCAGCCGCGCGCGCCATGAAGGCCTCGACGAGTTCTCGCGTGGTGTAAATCTTGATGCAGGGCTGCTTCGATGTTTTCGAGTGGGGGTGTTTCGTGCGCTTCATAATGGGCGCATGATAGGCCCACGTTGCGCCCATGTCAAGACCATTGCATAAAATAATTCTAGACCTAGAATGGGCCTAGCTATGACCGACAAGCACGAAAATGATAAGCCGCGGGAAGTAAAGGTATATTTCACGCCTTCCGAGCTTGATGCGATCGAATCCTTTCGGATGGAATCCACCACACTGAGGTCCCGCAATCATTTATTTCATGTTGCGATCGACTACTACATGGAGATGGTCAAACGGAGCGGGGGCGTCTTAACTGGCAAGGGTTTTCCCGTACAAATGGCGGCGGAATCTCATGGGGAATATCGTATCCGCGGGAGCACTGATCAGAAAAAGAAGGGCGGCTCCTAGTTCTAGCGCTGGGCTAGTGGCATTGGTGGGCGGGCAACATCACAGCGTCGTCGAGAAGTCACACCGGTACAAGTACTGTCCTCGGCATCAGCAGGCGCTCATCGATGGCACCTATTGCGAGACCTGTCCACTCAATCGATAGGACGATCATGGCCTTCTTCCTCGTCATCATACTGAGTCTGCTTGCACCGGGATGCGTGGCGCAGAACGCCGCCGATATTCGCGCGAAGAAATTCGCTCAACGCAGCGCCACACCTACACCGATCGCGATCAATACACGTACGTGCGCGAGCGATTCCTTGGAGCTGGCTCGTATGGGTAAATTTCTGTATCAAGGGAAAGCGGTCTGCTCGGGATGTCATGGCAGGGAAGGCAAGGGAGACGGAGACCCGGCTTCCCTGCAGCTGATGAACCCAAAACCAACAGACCTCAGCAATGACGCCATGCTAAAGCACCGAACCGACGAAGCACGATATTCGGCCATTCGTCATGGCATCCCAGGAACCGCCATGCCCCCATTCCGTGGGCATCTGACCGATCAGGAAACTCGCCTGATCATCGAATACCTGGAAGTCCTTCGAACTGGACAGTGCTGAGGAGCGATTATGCGTAGAGCGGCCCTCACCTAGGCACTGACTCGACTACTTGAGTCAGTGCCATTTTTACTGAGTAGGGTATTTTATGTGGCATATCATGCTAGTGGTGGCGGCGCTCTTCACGTTCCCTGGCTGCATCAATATGACGACGAATCTGCAGCCGATTGACCAGACGGTGCGAGCCGTCGTACAGGGGCACGATTGCATCCCGATCATCTTCGGCATCGGCATCGGTGTCAATACGGTTGAACAGGCCAAAATAGCCGATCTGCATCGCGCCACGGAGAGCCGGCTCGACGAGGGAGTTCCCGTCACCACGCCAATCACGCGCGTCCGAAGCATTGCCCTCACGGATATGCAATTCCTCATGTTCGGTGAGCGCTGCCTCGATGTCGAGGGCGAGCCGTAGCCGATGGCCCTCCCCCGCAACCCCGATCGCGGCCTCTATGCTCGCGTGAATGTTCACGGTGAGGAGCGCTGGTACGTGCGCATCGCGGTCAATGGCCGGATGCGCACCTTCGCTCCACATGGCGGTTTTCCCGCCGAGAAGGAAGCGCGGGAATTTCTCGACAACACCCGTGCCGATATCCGCAGGGGGAAATTCTTCCCCGACTCCTTCACGCGCCAAGTCCTGCCCCTCAAGGCGCTTCTTGAGCAGCAAGAAAAACGGCGCCGGAACACACCCAACAGCAAGAACGATGCGCAGTATCAGACCTGGTGGATCCAGCACTACGGCCAGCGCGACCTGCGGACGCTCGACCCGGCCCTCATCGATGAGGCGAGACGGCAATTAGAGACCGACAAGAAACGTCCGCAGACCATCCATCACTATCTCAAGTTCCTCCGCCACGCACTCAACCTCGCCATCCGGGACGAGCAGCTCGACCGTTCCCCGTTTCAACGTGTCAAGTTGCCACCGGTCCACAATCTGCGCGAGCGGTTTTATTCCATGAAAGAACGCAGGGCCCTCTATGCGGCGCTGGGGCCCATCTGGCGGGAGGCGGCGGAACTGGCAGGACTCACCGGCCTCCGTTGGTCGGAGCAGTTCGGGCTCGAACGCAGCCGCGTGAACGTGAAGGCGGGCCATCTCGTGCTGGCGACCACCAAGGCCGGACGGCCACAGACCAGGCTGCTCAATACTCGAGCCCGAGAACTCTGCCGGATCCAACTGAAACGCGCGGGCACAAGCCGCTGGCTCTATCCCAACCAGACCAAGACCGGCCCGATCGACTATGCCAATTTCCGGAAACGCATCTGGCTCCCCGCCTGTGAGGCCGCAGGCTTGACGAACGCGAGGTGGAACGACTGGCGGCACACGTTCGGCAGCGATCTCACGATGGCGGGCCATTCCGACCGCACCGTGGCCCATCTCCTCGGCCATACCAGCACGCAAATGGTCAAACGGTACGCCCACCTCGCGCCGAGCCACCTGAAGGAAGCCGTCGAAGGGTTGGGCACTGCGAAGCAACTGCAAACTCGCCGACCATCCAAAAAGCGGAAGTCGTTGTAAGTGGTTGATTTATTTGGTGCGCCCGGTTGGGATCGAACCAACGACCCTCAGCTTAGAAGGCTGATGCTCTATCCAACTGAGCTACGGGCGCACTCTATTTATCAATCACTGATGTGCAGAGTAATCGGCCATGGTCTCGACAACTGTTCCCAGCTTGTTCGCCTGGAGGTATTTGTGAACCTTTTGCGCTGCTTGCGTCAAGCCCCGCTCACGCGAGGGATTATACCGGCCTAGAATCTAAATTCCCACATGCCTGCGCATCAGCCAGGTACCACGGGAAAATAGACTGCGCATGCTCTGTCGGGACAGGAACGGTCCGGAAAGGACATGACCCTGGCCGCCCCCTCCGTCACTCGTTACCGAGGCTGACATAGCCGCGCCCAAGACTGCCACGGCGAGCCAGCCGGTGAAGGAAGCCTCACAAAAAGCGGCCTATCTTGCATCCGGGATCTACCTATCAAATGAAGCAGCGTGCGAACGATTTTTTACGCAGATGAATACCTCTCCATCATTGATCCGACTCACACCCGTGATATACTTGACCGCGATACGTTGCATATCCCGACCGATCGAACCGGGAAAGGTAGATGATGCTCATCACGACCATGTTTCCAGGCCAAGCCCTTGTGTCCCTCCTCCTCAGTCTGCTGATGCTTGCAACCACGTCATGCGACACCCTGGACGCACTCACGGAAAGCACAAAAGAGAAGATGCTTGAGAACAAGGAAGCGCTAATCGGCAGCCTCGCCGGCGGCACAGCAGGTGCGACGATTGGGGGCCTGGCCGGGAAGAAAAAAGGAGCCATCATCGGGGGAACCGTCGGCCTCGTATCCGGTGGGCTGATTGGAAACTACTACGCCAAACGAGAGCGCGATCGGACTCAAACGACGGCCTCCGTTGGGTATCGCCCCGAACAAGGCAACATTCTGACGATCAGCGACACACTGGCATCGCCCTCTGTTGCCAAACAGGGAGACTCCGTAAAGATCAATGCCAAGTACACCATCCTCAGACCAGACGAAAACAAGGCGACCATCAAGGAAACACGTGAGATCCGTTATAATGGAACAGTCGTGGACACACAAACAGCCGAAATTCAGCTGGATCAGGGTGTGCAGAACATTACCTGGGAATATCCCATCTCCCGTGAAGCCAAATCCGGCAACTACCAAGTCTTAACCACCGTCGCCATCGATGACAAAAACGCTGCAGCCACAGCCACGTTTTCGATTAAATAAGTCTGTCGGTCGTTGCTCCACCGCTTTTCAGCAGGTCATCCTGTGACGCGGTGGCTTTCGGCCTCAGCTTGGGCATGCCTGCTGCTGCTGACCGGTACAGTCGTTCAATCTGTACCGAGCGGGTGGGCCGCCTCACCGACTCAACCAGAGCCACCTCCTTCTTCACCTCCCCTCCTCCGTATCGAAGCCGGTCGGCACACCAGCAGCATTCTGCGAATCAGCACTGACGAACACAACCGCTACTTAGCAACGGTCTCCCTCGACAAGACGGTACGCATCTGGGGACTGCCGAAACTTGAGCTTCAAACCGTCCTCCGTCCACCGATCGGCAGTGGAATGAAAGGCACCTTGTATGCCGTTGCCATATCCCCCAATGGCCTCAGCATTGCGTGTGGAGGTGTGGAGGGAGAAGTCCTGATATTTGATCGGGAAACAGGGCGTCTGACCAATCGATTGCATGGCTTTCCCAACATCATCAATCATCTCACCTACTCGCGGGACGGTCGGTGGCTCGTCATTACGCTAGGAGGCCAACAGGGTATCCGGCTCTACGCCACCAAGACCTACACCCAGGTCGATCAGGACTCCGCCTATGCGGCGGCGAGCCATTATGCAGAGTTCAGCCATGACGGACGATTGATCACCGTATCGGACGATGGCCATCTTCGTCTCTACGAGGTAGGCGCAACCAGCACGTCACCGCTCACGCTCATCGGCAAACGAAAACTAGCCGGTGACCGCCCTCGTTCTGCCAGCTTCTCCCCTGACGGCAACACATTGGCGGTGGGATTTGTGGACCATCCCAGGGTGGATCTGGTATCGGGAAAGGACCTCACCGCGCTGACCTCCCTCCCCACGTCCAAAGTGGACGAAGATCAGTATTTCATATCCGTCGCATGGTCCGGCGATGGTCAAGGCCTCTATGCGGCAGGAAGTTATCAAGAACGCGGCAAGACCGGACATGCACGCGGCACGACCTTCATCCGCCGGTGGACGATCGGTGCAAACAAAACCTTCCAAGACTATCCCGTGTCAGAAGGCTCTATCGAGCAATTACTCTCCCTGAAAAACGGGGACGTGATCTTCGCCTCGCACGATCCTGCGTTGGGTGCCATCGACAGCTCCGGCATTCGCACTCAATATCTTGGCCGTCCTATTCCGGACTTTCGCGGCATGGGCGAAGAGTTCATGATCTCGGAAGATGCCGCAGTCGTGAAGTTTGCCTACAACCGCGGCAACTCGTTTACCATGTTTTCGCTCCCTGCCAGATCCTTCGCGCAAGATCCCCCGCCAGGCCTTGTGTTGCATGGCCCAGACCGTGGAGAGTCCACCTTCACGATGTTCGGGCTGCTCGGAGACGACAAGAAAGATCTCCGGATCACAGACTGGCATGACTCGCCGGCGCCTCGACTCAACGGCCGGCCGCTCCCCCTCCAGCCGGGGGAACTCTCTCGCAGTCTCGCCATCGCACCGGACCAAAACAGCTTTCTGCTCGGCACGGAATCCAAGCTACGGCTCTTCGCACGTGACGGGACCCCACGGTGGCACATTTCCGTTCCCGGCATTGCCTGGAACGTGACCATTTCGAAAAACGGTCGCCTGGCTGTCGCCGCACTAGGAGACGGCACGATCCGATGGTTTCGCCTCCAGGACGGTCAGGAACTACTGGCGCTCTACCCCCACACCGATCGAAAGCGCTGGATCGTCTGGACGCCCAAAGGCTATTTCGACGCCGAGACAGATGCGGAAGCACTCATCGGGTGGCATCTGAATCGCGGCAACAACCGCGAAGCCGAGTTCTACGATGCCTCGCACTTCTTCGAGCAGTTCTACCACCCGGAACTCGTGGCACGAGTGCTTCACACAACAGAGGCCGATACAGCCGCGCTCCAATATTTCGGCCAACAGGAGCGAGTCAACTTGGCCGTCGGATTTACTTCCCCGCCGACGGCCACCATCACGGCCCCTACGCTGAATGCCCAGTTGAACCAAGAAGAGATCGACGTGACCGTAACCGCTGAGGATCAAGGAGGCGGGATCGGCGAGATACGCCTCTACCACAACGACAAGCTCGTCGGAGCCGACATTCGCGGGATCGCCGTGGCAGCAGATACCGCGGTACGGAAGCAGCGAACCCTCCCGTTTCATATCCGCCTCATTCAGGGAGAGAACAACCTGAGAGCCGTGGCCATCAGCACGGCCAGGATCGAAGGGAAATCGGTCGAGCTGCGAATGACCTTTAACGGGCCGCAGAAACAAGCCGTCCTGCATCTCATTGCAGTCGGTATCAATCAGTATCAGAACTCTGCGTTGAACCTCAATTTCGCCCAACCTGATGCCGCGGGCATTCTGAAGTTTTTCTCTGCGTCATCGTCCAGTCTGTTTCGAACCGTCAAAATCACCGAGCTGTTCAACAACGGTGCAACCAAGACCGAGTTACTCACGAAACTCCAGAGCCTGAAAGGCACGGCTCCGGAAGACGTCGTCATCGTGTATCTTGCCGGACATGGTGAAAGTGTTGGCGCAGACTGGTACTTCCTCCCACACGAAGTCGTGTATCCCGAGCGGCCGGAAGAAATACGGCAGAAGGGCATCTCGTCACAAGAGATAAAAGACCTGGTGATGCAGATCGGAGCCAAGAAGGTGCTCTTGCTCATGGATGCCTGCAAATCGGGCTTTGCCCTGCAAGCATTTTCAGCCAGAGGCGTGGACGAACGCCAGGCCTTGGCTCAGTTGGCGCGGGCCAATGGCGTTCATATCGTGGCTGCGTCCACAAAAGATCAGTTCGCCAGCGAAGTCAAAGAACTCGGACATGGGGTGTTCACCTATACCCTCCTCGAAGCGCTCCAAGGGCAAGCCGACGGGAGCCCGAAGGACGGCATCGTCACGGTGCGAGAACTCCTCGCCTTTGTGGAAGCCCGCCTGCCAGAACTCAGCCTGAAATTCAAAACCGAACGGCAGTACCCGGTCGCCGAATCCCGTGGCATGGATTTCCCCATCGCAGCGATCAAATAAACTGCGGCACAAGGTTAATTTCTCCGCATACGCCAACCAACCAATGAGCCAATGGCATCAATGGCGAACGGCTATATTTTATGAGCCTGAAAGCGGGTACTAAAAACTGGAGGTCTTGATCCAGCCGCCTCAATGATGCGGCGACGGATCAAGTAGACTGCGGTTGGTCGGGGCGACAGGATTCGAACCTGCGACATCCTGCTCCCAAAGCAGGCGCGCTACCGAGCTGCGCTACGCCCCGACGCTGGGATAACAATCAAAGATACTATGCCCTAAGGCTTGAGAACAGGAGAAGCCTTTGACGAGCCTCTCTTTATACAGGAACACCCGGTGAGAGTCCAGGCTACAGGCCTTCCAGGAAAGACACCGTAGGCAGTAGGGGCTATGAAAAACGACCCCCGTAGCCGGCCACAAGCTCTCCTGCCAAACAACCGTGAGCAAAACAGACCTACTGGCTGTTGCGCTCTGCAAACAGAATTGCGCGGGAAATTTCCGGACTACGAATTACTGAAACTGTGCGGCGAGATCGGCCGGCTTGAAGACGCCGCGCTCGGTGATGATGCCGGTGATCAACTCTGCCGGGGTGACGTCGAAGGCTGGATTGTAGACGGCGACCCCTTGGGGTGCGATGGGATGGCTCCCGTGAATGGTGGTGACTTCGAGAGAATTGCGTTGCTCGATGGGAATGTCGGCGCCGGTCTTGGTCTTCAGATCGATCGTGGAATAGGGCGCGGCGACATAGAAGGGAATCCCATGCGCCTTCGCCAGCACCGCGACCGAATAGGTGCCGATCTTGTTGGCCACATCGCCGTTCGCCGCGATGCGATCGGCGCCGACGACGCAAAGCTGAATCTTCCCTTGGCGCATGAGTGAACCGGCCATATTGTCGGTGATGAGCGTCACAGGAATCTTGTCCTGCATCAACTCCCAAGCCGTGAGCCGCGCGCCTTGCAACACCGGCCTGGTTTCATCGGCAATAACCTGAATCTTCTTCCCCTGCTCCCAGGCTGCGCGAATGACACCCAATGCCGTGCCATAGCCGGCTGTCGCCAGCGCACCGGCATTGCAATGGGTCAGGATCGTTTGGCCGCTCGCGATGAGCGTCGCTCCATGCTGTCCCATCGCCTTACAAAGTGCGATATCTTCATCGAGAATGACTTGTGACTCGTTCAACAAGGCTGCTTTGATCGAGGCAACGGGCTGCGTGCGTACCGAGGCGAGCAGGCGCTTCATCCGTTCGATGGCCCAAAACAGATTGACCGCTGTCGGCCTGGTCGCAGCCAGATGATCGCAGATGACGAGCACTGATGTGGCGAAGGACTCATAGTCAGAGGCCGTGACGGTCTGGGCGCCGAGGGCGACTCCCATCGCCGCAGTCACCCCGATTGCTGGAGCGCCCCTGACTTTCAATGTACGAATCGCATCAGCGACGGTTTGGTAGTCGCGGCAATCCAGAAACTCGACATACTCAGGCAGCCGGCTCTGATCGAGTAGCCGAACCGCGCCGTCTTTCCATTCAACAGTGGGAACCATGAGGCATCTTGTAGCGGGAACTGTGGCACAGTGCAAGGGGGGAGGGAGAGAGACTCTCCGCTCGGGCAGTCGACATGCTGCTGGGTGCCGTAACTGCCCCAGCCGATTGACTGACCATTCTGTTTCGCATAGTATCTACATCGTAGATACTCACGGAGGCCCACATCATGAAAACGACCGCTCAGAAATGGGGCAATAGCCTGGCCGTCAGAGTTCCGAAAAGCATCGCGGAGCAAGCGGGCCTCAAGGTCAACGATGATTTGGACATTGAAGTCAAAAAAGGCATGCTCATCCTGAAGCCTCACCTCCGTCGCGTGTACAGACTTGAGGACTTGCTCAAACGCATGACCTCTGAGAATGCCCACGATGAAGTCGAGTTTGGTGGCCCTGTCGGGCATGAGGCACTCTGATGGCAGCCAGAAAATACGTCCCTGACCGTGGAGATATCGTCTGGCTCCAATTCACGCCGCAAGCCGGACATGAACAGGCAGGACATCGCCCGGCCCTGGTCCTCTCGCCGGCCAGTTATAATCGGCGCAGCGGTTTGATGCTTTGCTGCCCGATCACCAGTCGTGTAAAGGGCTATCCATTTGAAGTGGCATTAGGAGAGGGAGAGGATTTGGCAGGCGTGGTCCTCGCCGACCAGGTCAAAAGCTTAGACTGGAAGGCCCGGCAAGCCAGCAAGAAAGGAAAAGTCTCCACACAAGTCATGGCAGAGACTTTGAGCAAATTGCACACACTACTCTGATCGGGCTATCCCCTCGAATTCCCACATGTCCTCTTGAAGTCACATGTTCATCGGATTGAACCGGAGAGGTTGTGCCAGCACTCAAAGTCTCTGGCGTCCGCTCCATTCGAGAATCGTGATCATGACCACAATTAAGCAGGCCTGGATGAGGAGCAGTACCGCTTCAGCCGTCCCGGCGTGACGGAGCGCCAACGCCGCCAACCCGAGACAAATCGTCATGAGGAAGATCATCGCCACACTCGCCTGGCGAGACCCCAACGCACGCTCAAGACGATGGTGGAGATGGTCTTTCCCCACGTAGTCCAGCCATTCTTTGACGGAATGCACTTTCCCCATCGCCACCCGCTCTACGGTAATGTGGATCATGTCGTAGATCAGCACACCGAAAATGAGGAGCGGATTGCTGAATGAGACGATCGGACTGGCATCTGCCCAATTCCCCTTGACGGCCAAACAGGCCAACGTGAACCCGAGGAAGGTCGCCCCTCCGTCTCCCAGAAAAATGACGGCCGGTTTCTTTCCTCTAAAATTATAGGGCAAAAACCCCACCCCGGCTCCGATGATGGCGATGGCAAGCCAGCCCACTCCCGGCTGGTTCGTCTCAAACGCCACCGCTCCCATGAATCCGGCAATGAGAATCGCCAGCCCCGTAGCCAACCCATCCATGCCGTCGAAGAAATTGAAGGCGTTCGTGATCCCGACGATCCAGAGTAACGTCATCATCACGTTCGCCACATCGCCAACCGGCCCGACAGGAAACAGGGTCAGAACCTTCCCCGTGGCAATGACAATCCCTGCCGCGATGAGTTGCGCAATCAACTTCACCGATGCAGGCAATTCCCAGACATCGTCGATCACACCGACAATCAAGAGCAACGATCCGGCGACCAACGTCGCAATCATCCAGTCCGGCAGAATCGAATTCAACAGCACCGAGCCCAGAAAACCCAGATAGACGGCCACTCCACCGAGCCTGGGAGTCGGGTATACATGGATCTTCCGGTCGGAGGGCTGATCGACCAGCCCCCACTGATGACTGAGATGCACCATGAGCGGCGTCAACGCACCGGCGCCGAGAAAGGCAAAGAGGAGGATATAGAGCCACCGAAGCCCTTCGAAGACAAAGAGCTGCCGCACCGTGGGAACGGCCAAGGCCACCACTCCCAATAAAGCCCCCAGCACAGCAGGCGTCAACCAACGCCAACTGCTACGGACTGCGAACGGCGACAGCTCGACCACGATGGCTTTCACAACAAAACCTCGTCCAACGATAATAGAATCTGCCTGACTTCGTCGTCTGCGAGATTGGGATAGAATGGAATCGACAGGGCCGTTCGGTCTGCTTCGTCGCTGTTGGGAAAACCGGACTGATCCAGATAACGGTGAAGCGGTCGAAAGACGGGCTTGCGACAATGAATCCCCTGTACCTCCAATGTGCCGATCAGCCCCATGAGGCCATCGGGATCGGTCCGGAGATGCGGAAGTCTGACCACATATCGATAATATCCGTGGGCCCTGCCAGGAGGCGCGGTCGGGCAGACGGCAGTCTTGGAGGAGAGTGCCGCACGATAGGCTGCTGCGAGGATTTGGCGCCGTTCATGAAAGGCCGAGAACCGTCCCAACTGGGACAGCGCAAGTGACGCTTGCAGGTCGGTCAGCTTCACATTACAAGAGAAGGGGTCCAATGTCGGTGCGCCGTCATATTCGCGCAGCGACCGGACTCGCTCGAGATCCCCCTTCACATTCGACAGCACCATCCCACCTTCTCCGGCGCACAACAGCTTCGTCGCGTAGAATGAACAAACCGTGAGCCGTCCTACCGTCCCGACAGGCCGACCCTGTTCCGCAACCCCCAACGTCTGCGCACAATCTTCAATCAGCGGAATCCCGATCTGCTCAAGTGCTGTCAGATCGGCCGGCAGGCCGAACAGATGCGGGACGATGATCGCGCGAGTCTTCTTAGTCACGGCCTGGCAGGCGGCAAGCGGGTCGATATTGAACGTATTCAGGTCGATATCGACGAGTCGGGCCTGTGCCCCGACCCGTTGCGTCGCAAGCCATGGCGCCTGGCAAACATAACTCGGCATGATGACTTCGTCGCCGGCGCCGACGTTGAGCGCCCGCAGCGCCAGTTCCAGCGCCGCAGTCCCAGAACTGACCGCCACCCCACCCCGCACCCCCATGAACGATGCCATGTCGCGCTCGAATCGCTCGACCAATGGCCCTTGGGCAAT from Nitrospirota bacterium includes:
- the mazF gene encoding endoribonuclease MazF → MAARKYVPDRGDIVWLQFTPQAGHEQAGHRPALVLSPASYNRRSGLMLCCPITSRVKGYPFEVALGEGEDLAGVVLADQVKSLDWKARQASKKGKVSTQVMAETLSKLHTLL
- a CDS encoding MraY family glycosyltransferase, yielding MKAIVVELSPFAVRSSWRWLTPAVLGALLGVVALAVPTVRQLFVFEGLRWLYILLFAFLGAGALTPLMVHLSHQWGLVDQPSDRKIHVYPTPRLGGVAVYLGFLGSVLLNSILPDWMIATLVAGSLLLIVGVIDDVWELPASVKLIAQLIAAGIVIATGKVLTLFPVGPVGDVANVMMTLLWIVGITNAFNFFDGMDGLATGLAILIAGFMGAVAFETNQPGVGWLAIAIIGAGVGFLPYNFRGKKPAVIFLGDGGATFLGFTLACLAVKGNWADASPIVSFSNPLLIFGVLIYDMIHITVERVAMGKVHSVKEWLDYVGKDHLHHRLERALGSRQASVAMIFLMTICLGLAALALRHAGTAEAVLLLIQACLIVVMITILEWSGRQRL
- a CDS encoding DegT/DnrJ/EryC1/StrS family aminotransferase; translated protein: MTIVAIIIPHSRPAIDEEDLRATAEVLRSGQIAQGPLVERFERDMASFMGVRGGVAVSSGTAALELALRALNVGAGDEVIMPSYVCQAPWLATQRVGAQARLVDIDLNTFNIDPLAACQAVTKKTRAIIVPHLFGLPADLTALEQIGIPLIEDCAQTLGVAEQGRPVGTVGRLTVCSFYATKLLCAGEGGMVLSNVKGDLERVRSLREYDGAPTLDPFSCNVKLTDLQASLALSQLGRFSAFHERRQILAAAYRAALSSKTAVCPTAPPGRAHGYYRYVVRLPHLRTDPDGLMGLIGTLEVQGIHCRKPVFRPLHRYLDQSGFPNSDEADRTALSIPFYPNLADDEVRQILLSLDEVLL